Proteins encoded in a region of the Paenibacillus sp. W2I17 genome:
- a CDS encoding bifunctional 2-polyprenyl-6-hydroxyphenol methylase/3-demethylubiquinol 3-O-methyltransferase UbiG, translating to MKDRGSDFYDDEANFEKYMERRKWQENANDTLEKPVMLELIGDVAGKNILDLGCGDARFAAELLSREREGATYTGIEGSVNMIQAANESVKGLNARIEQAFMEDWTYPAGVYDLVISRLAVHYIEDVESLFRNIYNTLKENGTFVFSVEHPVITSTLQPSGTRTDWVVDQYFVEGYREQQWLGGSVKKMHRSIESYYMALQRAGFHVEHLRESAPQRAYFVNEETYLRRQRIPLFLFLSARK from the coding sequence ATGAAGGACAGAGGATCGGACTTTTACGATGATGAGGCGAACTTTGAGAAGTATATGGAACGTCGCAAGTGGCAGGAGAACGCCAATGATACATTGGAGAAGCCGGTGATGCTGGAGTTGATTGGAGATGTTGCCGGCAAGAACATACTGGACCTTGGTTGTGGAGATGCAAGGTTCGCCGCAGAATTGCTGAGTAGGGAGCGCGAAGGTGCGACGTATACGGGGATTGAGGGTTCTGTGAATATGATTCAGGCAGCTAACGAATCGGTAAAAGGATTAAATGCCCGGATTGAGCAAGCGTTCATGGAAGACTGGACCTATCCGGCCGGAGTGTACGATCTGGTTATATCAAGACTGGCTGTTCACTACATTGAAGATGTGGAGAGCCTGTTCCGCAACATATACAATACTTTGAAAGAGAACGGGACATTTGTATTCTCGGTAGAACATCCTGTGATCACGTCCACACTGCAACCCTCCGGGACTCGAACGGATTGGGTGGTTGATCAGTATTTTGTAGAAGGATATCGGGAGCAGCAGTGGCTGGGCGGTTCTGTGAAAAAGATGCATCGGTCCATTGAATCATACTATATGGCGTTGCAGCGGGCAGGATTCCATGTAGAACATTTACGCGAGTCAGCACCACAGCGTGCTTATTTTGTAAACGAGGAAACCTATCTACGAAGGCAGCGTATTCCATTGTTTCTGTTTTTAAGTGCCCGGAAGTAG
- a CDS encoding ABC transporter ATP-binding protein, with the protein MIIDVQHVTWKRGPLTLLNDVNWQVNDGEHWALLGLNGSGKTTLLNMITGYLWPTEGKISVLGHEYGDVDLRQLRKSIGWVSSSLQEKLHGTDRTQYVVISGKHATIGLYDKLSDDDLDQAQELMQTLGCQHLWDREYRTCSQGEKQKLLIARALMANPRVLILDEPCNGLDLFSRERLLDSIRELSQRPDTPSLIYVTHHTEEILPVFSHSLLLRRGEIVHSGLTNNLMNTEVLSNFFEAPVEVDRHGERVYVRAAADS; encoded by the coding sequence ATGATTATTGATGTACAGCATGTTACTTGGAAAAGGGGACCACTTACCCTGCTGAACGATGTGAACTGGCAGGTGAATGACGGTGAACACTGGGCGTTGCTTGGCCTGAATGGCTCCGGCAAAACAACACTCCTGAACATGATCACCGGGTATCTCTGGCCGACCGAAGGCAAGATATCCGTGTTAGGCCATGAATATGGGGATGTGGATTTAAGACAGCTTCGCAAGTCCATCGGCTGGGTCAGTTCGTCTCTGCAAGAGAAATTGCATGGCACAGACCGCACGCAGTATGTCGTGATCAGCGGTAAACACGCCACCATTGGCCTGTATGACAAGTTATCAGATGATGATCTGGATCAGGCACAGGAATTGATGCAAACGCTGGGCTGTCAGCACCTGTGGGATCGCGAATATCGTACCTGTTCTCAAGGGGAGAAACAGAAACTTCTTATTGCCCGAGCACTTATGGCCAATCCACGCGTACTTATTCTGGACGAGCCTTGCAATGGACTGGATCTGTTCTCAAGAGAGCGACTGCTGGATAGCATCCGTGAATTATCACAGCGTCCAGATACCCCTTCGCTCATCTATGTCACCCATCACACTGAGGAAATATTGCCTGTGTTTAGTCACAGCCTCCTGCTTCGCCGGGGTGAAATAGTCCATAGCGGATTAACTAACAATCTGATGAACACAGAAGTGCTTAGCAACTTCTTCGAGGCACCTGTGGAAGTTGATCGGCATGGAGAACGTGTCTATGTCAGAGCTGCGGCGGATTCATGA
- a CDS encoding MFS transporter produces MAQATLSKMQINSSANWALAGVSFAHLLNDAMQTVVPSAFPLFQQTMQLSFAQMGWIAFTLNITASVLQPLVGYMSDRKPMPILLPGGMLFSLIGVLGLALSSELWMLLVSAALIGIGSSILHPESSRVAHMAAGRGRGMAQSIFQVGGNTGQAIAPLLVAFILLPHGQRSFLWLMGFALIGIFIQSFVSHWYRDKLAETRIRQQRPLKSSGAEPAARPVSRGFIAFTMGILILLLFSKFVYIAGMTGYYAFYYADAYGLPLSQAQICLFILQFAGMVGTLLGGPLADRYGRKPMIWFSIAGTAPFSLLLPYAGPVLSMVLCGMIGLILMSGFSVIIVYAQELLPRHIGTVSGLFFGLSFGMAGLGSVVLGSLIDVTSISFVIKLCSFLPLLGVCAVFLRKDQPRTA; encoded by the coding sequence ATGGCTCAGGCCACTTTAAGTAAAATGCAAATCAACTCCTCCGCCAATTGGGCACTTGCCGGAGTCAGCTTCGCCCATCTGCTGAATGATGCGATGCAGACGGTGGTTCCGTCTGCTTTCCCACTATTCCAGCAGACCATGCAGCTCAGTTTCGCCCAGATGGGCTGGATTGCCTTCACCCTGAATATTACCGCATCCGTCCTTCAGCCACTGGTCGGTTATATGTCGGATCGCAAACCCATGCCGATTCTGCTTCCTGGAGGCATGTTGTTCTCCCTGATCGGTGTTCTTGGCTTAGCCTTGTCTTCCGAGTTATGGATGTTGCTTGTATCGGCAGCATTGATTGGCATAGGCTCATCCATCCTCCACCCCGAGTCCTCACGCGTGGCTCATATGGCAGCCGGACGAGGACGCGGAATGGCGCAGTCGATCTTCCAGGTGGGAGGCAACACAGGACAGGCTATTGCTCCATTACTGGTCGCCTTCATCCTGCTGCCACATGGACAGCGAAGTTTTCTATGGCTGATGGGCTTTGCCCTGATCGGCATCTTTATTCAGTCTTTTGTCAGTCATTGGTACAGAGACAAGCTTGCCGAGACTCGCATTCGTCAGCAACGCCCTCTAAAATCAAGCGGCGCAGAGCCAGCAGCTCGGCCTGTGAGCAGGGGATTCATCGCTTTTACAATGGGAATTCTCATCCTGCTGCTGTTCTCCAAATTCGTATATATTGCAGGCATGACCGGGTACTACGCCTTCTATTATGCCGATGCATATGGCTTGCCTCTCTCCCAGGCACAGATCTGTCTGTTTATTTTGCAATTTGCAGGCATGGTCGGAACCTTGCTTGGTGGACCACTCGCTGACCGCTACGGACGCAAACCGATGATCTGGTTCTCCATTGCAGGCACTGCACCGTTTTCCCTGCTGCTACCTTATGCAGGACCCGTCTTATCCATGGTCTTGTGCGGAATGATTGGACTAATCCTGATGTCCGGTTTCAGCGTTATCATTGTCTACGCACAGGAATTGCTTCCTCGTCATATTGGAACAGTATCCGGATTGTTTTTTGGCCTGTCGTTCGGCATGGCTGGACTTGGCTCGGTTGTGTTAGGTTCCTTAATTGACGTGACCAGTATTTCGTTTGTTATCAAGTTATGTTCGTTTTTGCCACTGCTTGGTGTGTGTGCTGTATTTCTGCGCAAGGACCAACCAAGAACAGCGTGA
- a CDS encoding helix-turn-helix domain-containing protein, with product MELNMTLNGLELWKATGGFANEPHVHDDWYQLTLPVRGQCHLVQERQAYPLKAGIGIIAHPQTEHYFEIGSDSAVIVIKFRKPPLGSIEGAELSGGRAEFRPTQTFDPAEISSLFRGWNSILLDDVPEMLQVQETELAIETYLRRMLTGQENGKRTVNPSTFIDPHLQRVLDYIHSAYTGPMDIDSMAMVAHQSRYHFMRSFKALTGTTPYQYLLNLRVEEASRRLRHTTDSVTTISYELGFSSVSQFYRAFQRVYVMTPMEYRNHI from the coding sequence ATGGAATTAAACATGACGCTAAATGGGTTGGAATTATGGAAAGCTACCGGAGGGTTTGCGAATGAGCCGCATGTACATGACGACTGGTATCAGCTAACGCTGCCGGTCAGAGGTCAATGTCATCTGGTACAGGAACGGCAGGCATACCCGCTAAAAGCAGGCATAGGGATTATTGCTCATCCCCAGACTGAGCATTATTTTGAGATAGGGTCGGATTCGGCTGTCATTGTGATCAAGTTCCGTAAACCACCATTAGGCAGTATCGAAGGTGCGGAGTTAAGTGGGGGACGAGCTGAGTTTCGACCTACCCAGACTTTTGATCCTGCTGAGATCAGCAGTCTGTTTCGAGGCTGGAATTCCATTTTGTTAGATGATGTGCCCGAAATGCTGCAAGTGCAGGAAACAGAACTGGCGATCGAGACTTATCTAAGACGCATGTTGACGGGGCAGGAAAATGGAAAAAGGACTGTAAATCCCAGTACATTCATTGATCCTCATCTCCAACGAGTGCTGGACTACATTCACAGTGCCTACACAGGTCCAATGGATATTGATTCGATGGCGATGGTCGCGCATCAGAGCCGGTATCATTTTATGCGTTCTTTCAAGGCTCTTACAGGAACAACACCGTATCAATATCTGCTGAATTTGCGCGTAGAAGAAGCGTCCAGGAGGCTCCGCCATACAACGGATTCAGTGACCACAATCAGTTATGAACTGGGATTTTCCAGCGTCAGTCAGTTTTACAGAGCCTTTCAGCGAGTGTATGTTATGACACCGATGGAATATCGGAATCACATTTAG
- a CDS encoding sugar ABC transporter permease → MSTLFSLIRRDKYLLLMFSPIFLYYLIFMYLPMPGVLLAFRNFLPGQGMLSGEWVGLRWFEQFVNSIYFWRLLRNTFLLAFLPLLFGFSIPILFAVCIVEIKNRTFKRFAQTVTYLPHFISTVVVAGMIINFLSPTDGIVNTLIASLGMEKVNFMMDASWFRTIFTSSDIWQSFGFSSIIYIAAIMGIDPEMYDSGKIDGVNKFQELWHLTLPSIKPTIVILLLLSLGGIMSVGFEKVYLLYNGATYETADVLSTYVYRMGIEGQNYGFATAVGLFNSIITFILVFAANSMTRRLTKMSLW, encoded by the coding sequence ATGTCCACGCTGTTCAGCCTGATCAGACGGGATAAATATTTGCTACTGATGTTTTCGCCTATCTTTCTGTATTACCTCATCTTTATGTACCTTCCGATGCCTGGCGTGCTGTTGGCATTTCGCAATTTCTTGCCGGGGCAGGGCATGCTCAGCGGGGAGTGGGTGGGACTGCGCTGGTTCGAACAGTTCGTGAATTCCATTTACTTCTGGCGACTGCTGCGTAACACATTTTTGCTCGCCTTCCTGCCACTCCTGTTTGGTTTCTCCATTCCGATTTTATTCGCTGTCTGCATCGTGGAGATCAAGAACCGGACATTCAAGCGATTTGCCCAGACGGTTACGTACCTTCCTCACTTCATCTCCACTGTTGTTGTAGCCGGCATGATTATTAACTTCCTGTCACCAACAGACGGTATTGTGAACACCCTCATCGCGAGTCTTGGCATGGAAAAAGTGAACTTCATGATGGATGCGAGCTGGTTCCGTACCATCTTCACGAGTTCCGACATCTGGCAAAGTTTTGGCTTCAGCTCCATCATCTACATTGCAGCCATTATGGGGATCGACCCCGAGATGTATGATTCCGGCAAAATCGACGGTGTCAACAAATTCCAGGAGCTATGGCACCTGACCCTTCCCAGTATCAAACCAACCATTGTCATTCTTCTGCTTCTGTCGCTTGGCGGCATTATGAGTGTAGGTTTCGAGAAGGTATATCTGCTCTACAACGGAGCCACCTACGAAACGGCTGATGTCTTGTCCACCTATGTATACCGGATGGGGATTGAGGGCCAGAATTACGGCTTCGCCACAGCGGTCGGCCTGTTCAACTCCATTATCACCTTTATCCTTGTTTTTGCTGCCAATTCCATGACACGCCGCCTGACCAAGATGTCACTCTGGTAA
- a CDS encoding carbohydrate ABC transporter permease encodes MQKSRSDRLFYGCVYLLTILAVVVTLYPFLYVISISFSSVDAIDKQKVVLWPVGFTLSGYQMVLQYKELWVSFYNTLWYTVVGTLLNIVATCLAAFPLSRQQFFLRRKLNFFIAFTMYFSGGLIPVYMLITSLGLYNTRWVMVLPVLLITFNVMICRSAFEGIPNEIFESASIDGANEMTMLYRLAVPIIKPTLAVLTLYYAVFHWNNFFTALLYLGKQDMQPLQMFLRRVLIMASPEVMQKMGGTMTSGALAVSSLQVRYVSIVVSILPIVTIYPFIQRYFVKGITLGAVKG; translated from the coding sequence ATGCAAAAATCGAGAAGTGACCGTTTGTTCTACGGATGTGTCTACCTGCTGACCATACTGGCGGTTGTTGTCACGTTGTATCCCTTTCTGTACGTCATTAGTATTTCATTCAGCTCGGTGGATGCCATCGACAAACAAAAAGTTGTATTGTGGCCCGTTGGATTTACCCTGTCAGGTTACCAAATGGTACTGCAATACAAGGAGTTGTGGGTTTCGTTCTACAACACCCTCTGGTACACCGTGGTAGGCACACTGTTGAACATCGTGGCAACATGTCTTGCCGCGTTTCCATTATCCAGACAGCAGTTTTTCTTACGTCGCAAGCTGAATTTCTTCATCGCCTTCACCATGTATTTCTCGGGTGGACTCATTCCGGTCTACATGCTGATTACCTCGCTTGGGCTGTACAACACCCGCTGGGTTATGGTGCTGCCTGTGCTGTTGATTACGTTTAATGTCATGATCTGCCGCTCGGCCTTCGAAGGCATTCCGAATGAAATTTTCGAAAGTGCCAGTATAGACGGGGCCAACGAGATGACGATGCTGTATCGTCTGGCGGTTCCGATCATCAAGCCAACACTGGCTGTGCTCACGCTGTACTATGCGGTATTCCACTGGAACAACTTTTTCACGGCCCTATTATATCTGGGCAAACAGGATATGCAGCCCTTACAGATGTTCCTGCGAAGAGTGCTGATCATGGCTTCGCCGGAAGTGATGCAGAAGATGGGCGGTACGATGACATCTGGTGCGCTGGCGGTCTCCTCCCTTCAGGTTCGTTATGTATCCATTGTGGTCAGCATTCTGCCTATTGTTACGATCTACCCGTTTATCCAACGGTACTTCGTTAAGGGGATTACCCTCGGAGCCGTGAAAGGATAG
- a CDS encoding extracellular solute-binding protein — MRFKGAGRKSVIAAILAISLAGCSGGTGAGTDAGSTPSSSEPAFNYTGAGPVTDQPDAKLSILGTNAWTTNVDLSTAAIVKKIESNAGVTVDWDLIPPQNYADAVNPRLAAGTGLPDIVYLPDQDQLMKYINSGLFIPINELVEKYGVNLKKIYEKSPSVKASLTTPDGKMYYIPQQTLTRNYMPVFMVNVRWLDKLGLSEPTTLDEFTAMLRKFKTEDPNGNGKADEIPLSMEAKFVSMAFGPAFGLDLSNQFYADDQGKVHFSYYEPTYKEYLTYLNGLYKEGLLGVDYASTTSDQVTSRISQDVTGATFNFSWYMSMVYSPLFKDYNPEEPIIKGILPLKGPHGDQFYVGRTPVSGIFGITRDSKNPELAFRFLDYAVSEEAQTYYTWGIKDDTYTEENGVKTFTDKGKDNEYIQKLGIGPVNLPNIQSTDSADSVVAPWHAKMDKELEPYVREPFPFVYALPDEASVESMAMPDITTYVEEMNFKFISGDAGLDQFDSYIETLKKMNIEQVIAGRQAQYDRYKSAQK, encoded by the coding sequence ATGAGATTTAAAGGGGCAGGAAGAAAAAGTGTAATCGCAGCGATACTGGCAATCAGCCTGGCGGGATGTAGCGGCGGAACAGGGGCGGGAACCGATGCGGGGAGCACCCCGTCCAGTTCGGAGCCAGCCTTCAATTATACCGGGGCAGGGCCAGTAACGGATCAACCGGATGCCAAGCTGTCCATTCTCGGCACCAACGCTTGGACGACCAATGTGGACTTGTCCACCGCAGCTATCGTTAAGAAAATTGAGAGCAACGCCGGTGTAACGGTGGATTGGGATCTGATTCCGCCGCAGAACTATGCGGATGCCGTAAATCCGAGGCTGGCTGCCGGTACCGGCTTGCCCGATATCGTGTACCTGCCGGATCAGGATCAACTGATGAAGTACATTAACAGCGGTCTGTTCATTCCGATTAATGAACTGGTAGAGAAGTACGGCGTGAATCTTAAAAAAATATATGAAAAGTCGCCTTCGGTCAAAGCCAGTTTAACAACGCCAGATGGTAAAATGTATTATATCCCGCAGCAGACGTTAACCCGCAACTACATGCCGGTATTTATGGTTAATGTGCGCTGGCTTGATAAGTTGGGATTAAGCGAGCCGACCACGCTGGATGAATTTACGGCGATGCTGCGCAAGTTCAAGACAGAGGACCCGAACGGCAACGGAAAAGCCGATGAGATTCCGCTGTCCATGGAAGCCAAATTTGTGTCCATGGCCTTTGGCCCGGCATTTGGTCTCGACCTGTCCAACCAGTTCTACGCAGATGATCAGGGCAAAGTACATTTCAGCTATTATGAGCCTACCTACAAGGAGTACTTGACCTATCTGAATGGACTGTACAAGGAAGGTCTGCTTGGGGTGGATTATGCGAGTACCACGAGTGATCAGGTCACGTCGCGCATCTCTCAGGATGTGACGGGAGCAACGTTTAATTTTAGCTGGTATATGTCAATGGTCTACAGTCCGTTGTTCAAGGATTACAATCCAGAAGAGCCAATCATCAAAGGCATTTTACCACTGAAAGGACCGCATGGGGATCAGTTCTATGTAGGACGTACACCAGTGAGTGGCATCTTTGGCATTACACGCGATAGTAAAAATCCTGAACTTGCTTTCCGTTTCCTGGACTATGCCGTAAGTGAGGAAGCACAGACGTATTATACGTGGGGCATCAAGGATGACACGTATACGGAAGAGAATGGCGTGAAGACATTTACGGACAAAGGCAAGGACAATGAATACATTCAGAAGCTCGGCATTGGTCCGGTGAATCTGCCGAACATCCAATCCACCGATTCTGCTGATTCCGTCGTAGCCCCTTGGCATGCGAAGATGGATAAAGAACTGGAGCCGTATGTGCGCGAACCGTTCCCGTTTGTCTATGCCCTGCCGGATGAAGCGAGTGTGGAGAGCATGGCGATGCCTGACATCACCACATATGTGGAAGAGATGAACTTTAAGTTTATTAGCGGTGACGCCGGTCTGGATCAGTTTGACAGTTATATTGAGACGTTGAAGAAGATGAATATAGAGCAGGTTATTGCGGGCAGACAGGCACAATATGATCGTTATAAGTCTGCACAGAAATAG
- a CDS encoding LacI family DNA-binding transcriptional regulator: MITIKDIAKLAGVSYSTVSKALNDDPAIKPATKQKVLAVAEKHQYRKNMLARQLSTGRSNIIGFVLDELSNPLFSNISGRLHTELKKRGYQMILVVADDGVDVFSQLRVDGCILWDYALDNREMFWKKFATLNMPCFVLGTDEAPNSPYIKIDRKEGLFKAVEHLKSLGHSRIGFIGNSQHIKLEGYREALQRTGLDFNEDHVLPAHSSWEDGYFAIRNHAFGADSPTAFIGLNNLVTRGALRALLEAGYSVPRDISLIGYDDLPDMQYAEVALTTIGPPLDELAVQAAELIVSLIRDEQVDVPVVIQPKLNLRNSTAVSHTCIR; this comes from the coding sequence TTGATAACCATTAAAGATATTGCCAAACTGGCGGGGGTGAGCTATAGCACGGTATCGAAGGCGCTGAATGATGATCCCGCGATCAAACCGGCAACAAAGCAGAAGGTGCTTGCGGTCGCGGAGAAACATCAATATCGGAAAAATATGTTGGCCCGGCAGCTCTCCACCGGCAGAAGCAACATCATTGGTTTTGTGCTGGATGAGCTGAGCAATCCGTTATTCTCGAACATCTCCGGCCGTCTGCACACCGAGCTGAAGAAGCGGGGATATCAGATGATCCTGGTTGTGGCGGATGATGGCGTGGATGTCTTCAGCCAGCTGCGCGTGGACGGATGTATTCTGTGGGACTATGCACTGGACAATCGGGAGATGTTCTGGAAAAAGTTTGCAACACTCAACATGCCATGTTTTGTGCTGGGTACAGATGAAGCGCCGAACTCTCCTTACATCAAGATTGATCGCAAAGAAGGGCTGTTCAAAGCAGTGGAGCATCTGAAATCGCTGGGCCACAGCCGAATCGGATTCATCGGCAACTCCCAGCACATCAAGCTGGAGGGTTACCGGGAAGCGTTGCAGCGTACGGGTCTGGATTTTAACGAAGACCATGTGCTGCCAGCGCATTCCTCCTGGGAAGACGGGTATTTTGCCATACGTAATCATGCGTTTGGGGCGGATTCGCCGACAGCTTTTATTGGACTGAACAACCTGGTCACCCGAGGTGCACTCCGGGCTTTACTTGAGGCAGGTTACAGTGTTCCACGCGATATCTCGTTAATCGGGTATGATGATCTGCCGGATATGCAATATGCGGAAGTGGCCTTGACTACAATTGGCCCGCCTCTGGATGAACTGGCCGTGCAGGCAGCAGAGCTGATTGTATCGTTAATCCGTGATGAACAGGTCGATGTTCCGGTAGTTATTCAGCCCAAGCTGAACCTTCGCAATTCAACAGCAGTTAGTCATACATGTATTAGGTGA
- a CDS encoding glycoside hydrolase family 105 protein yields the protein MQVQTQLSWSERIAATIIQQCDGDGYHAFPSGRWAYVEGMTLMAMARTGQYYGKQEYVDFMKKHMDLYIQPDGSIGTYTLEEYNLDQINQGKNLFAILDGAEDQRYAEAAHLLAAQLAGQPRTSEGGFWHKKIYPFQMWLDGLYMSSPFLSEYAKTFHRPELWDEVAHQILLIERQTRDPRTGLLYHGWDESKEQVWADSSTGCSPHFWSRAMGWYSMAIVDSVEHFPVNHPKRGTIIGIFERICHALVRVQEQESGLWFQVLDQGFRKGNYLEASGSSMFVYALAKGVRLLYLEPHFRAAAEKGWQGLSSRLVEETAEGVRLHGICHGAGLSLDRDGSYNYYVSEAVVSDSFMGVAPLLLAALEMERLP from the coding sequence ATGCAGGTACAGACACAGTTATCCTGGTCTGAGCGAATTGCAGCAACGATCATCCAGCAATGTGACGGGGACGGTTATCATGCGTTCCCTTCGGGGCGATGGGCATACGTGGAAGGCATGACCTTGATGGCGATGGCACGAACCGGGCAGTATTATGGCAAACAAGAGTATGTTGATTTTATGAAAAAACATATGGACCTGTATATCCAGCCGGACGGCTCTATTGGCACCTATACTTTGGAAGAATATAATCTGGATCAGATTAATCAAGGGAAAAACCTGTTTGCAATACTGGATGGTGCTGAAGATCAGCGTTACGCAGAAGCAGCTCATCTCCTGGCAGCACAGCTCGCAGGGCAACCCCGCACGTCGGAGGGCGGTTTCTGGCACAAAAAAATCTATCCATTCCAGATGTGGCTGGACGGCCTGTATATGTCCTCTCCCTTTTTGTCCGAGTATGCGAAGACATTTCATCGTCCCGAGTTATGGGATGAAGTTGCACATCAGATTCTGCTGATCGAACGCCAGACCCGTGATCCACGGACCGGGCTGCTCTATCATGGCTGGGATGAATCGAAGGAGCAGGTCTGGGCAGATTCATCGACAGGGTGCTCGCCACACTTCTGGAGCCGGGCGATGGGCTGGTATTCCATGGCGATTGTAGACAGCGTGGAGCATTTCCCCGTGAACCATCCAAAGCGCGGAACCATCATTGGTATCTTCGAACGGATATGTCATGCTTTGGTACGCGTGCAGGAGCAGGAGAGCGGGTTATGGTTCCAGGTGCTGGATCAGGGCTTCCGCAAAGGCAACTATCTGGAAGCATCCGGGTCAAGCATGTTTGTATATGCACTTGCGAAGGGTGTGCGGTTGCTTTATCTGGAGCCACATTTCAGAGCTGCGGCAGAGAAGGGATGGCAGGGACTGTCCTCCAGATTGGTGGAAGAGACGGCTGAAGGCGTTCGGTTACACGGGATCTGTCATGGCGCAGGACTAAGTCTGGACCGGGATGGCTCGTACAACTATTATGTAAGCGAAGCGGTTGTAAGCGATTCCTTTATGGGGGTGGCCCCGCTTCTGCTGGCAGCGCTGGAAATGGAGCGATTGCCATGA
- a CDS encoding pectinesterase family protein, with protein MTQQRLPNTALESSAPCLTVASDGTGDYVTIQAAVDALPENGIGTVPIRVKAGVYHEKLHMEKPGIHLIGEGAEQTIITYDDHALKKFADGSPYHTFHSYTAFIGADDFTAEEISFVNAAGPGKQVGQALAVYVDGDRAAFRRCRLIGHQDTIFTGPLPEQPMDRSYFGGPRDGAERRKLRQYFEDCYIEGDIDFIFGSATVVFKGCEIFTKNRLTEVEAADGQVNGWITAASTPEDVRYGYVFLDCDLTSNAPPQSVYLGRPWRHHAKVCFLNCWIGAHVKREGWHNWNKTDAEQTVQYVEYNSAGPGAGCAAERVPWAKILTEQEAAEYAVPLILSGVDGWQPFERRGE; from the coding sequence ATGACGCAGCAGAGATTGCCAAATACAGCATTGGAATCATCGGCTCCCTGTCTGACTGTTGCTTCAGACGGGACAGGGGATTATGTGACGATTCAGGCTGCAGTTGATGCGCTGCCGGAGAATGGCATCGGAACCGTTCCAATTCGAGTGAAGGCTGGTGTCTATCATGAGAAGCTGCATATGGAGAAGCCGGGCATCCACCTGATTGGTGAGGGGGCTGAGCAGACGATCATTACGTATGATGATCATGCACTCAAGAAATTCGCGGACGGGTCGCCATATCATACGTTTCACTCCTATACGGCTTTCATTGGTGCTGATGATTTCACGGCAGAGGAGATTTCCTTCGTAAATGCTGCCGGGCCGGGCAAGCAGGTTGGCCAGGCGCTGGCCGTTTATGTGGATGGAGACCGGGCGGCCTTTCGCCGCTGTCGTTTGATCGGTCACCAGGATACGATCTTCACCGGCCCGCTGCCGGAGCAGCCCATGGATCGCAGTTATTTTGGCGGGCCACGCGATGGTGCTGAGCGGCGTAAACTGCGGCAGTATTTCGAGGACTGTTACATCGAAGGTGATATCGATTTTATTTTTGGTTCGGCTACGGTGGTGTTTAAGGGCTGCGAGATCTTTACGAAGAATCGCCTGACTGAAGTGGAGGCTGCGGATGGACAAGTGAATGGTTGGATTACCGCAGCCTCTACGCCGGAGGATGTGCGTTACGGCTATGTGTTTCTGGACTGTGATCTGACCAGCAATGCTCCGCCGCAGTCGGTGTATCTGGGCAGACCGTGGCGCCATCATGCCAAAGTCTGTTTTCTGAACTGCTGGATCGGCGCTCATGTGAAGCGGGAGGGATGGCACAACTGGAACAAGACAGATGCAGAGCAGACCGTTCAGTATGTGGAATATAACAGCGCCGGGCCTGGTGCCGGATGTGCTGCTGAACGTGTGCCTTGGGCCAAAATACTGACCGAACAGGAAGCGGCCGAGTACGCTGTACCTCTGATTCTGTCCGGCGTGGATGGATGGCAGCCTTTTGAAAGGAGAGGGGAGTAG